A window of Companilactobacillus allii genomic DNA:
AGAAAGGCGGGGAACATCTTGGAGGAAATGGAAAAATATAAGATGGATCGTAAAGAAGTGATTCAAACAATAGAAGAATCTGTTGGCGAATTTAACATGCTTTCCGAGAGTAATCTAATAGGAATCGTTATGCAATATCTTGATCGATTCGAAGACAGCGACTTTGAACCAACTCTATTGGATTTTAGAAGAGACTTGATAGAGTACGATGAGAAGACTGGTCATGTTAACGAACGTGATGTCGATGAATTAGTTTTTAAAATAAATCAGTCTTTTAATGGTTTTAATACATATTAATTAGTAGTTGACTAGGATAATTAATCCTAGTTTTTTTATATCCAAAATAAATATTTTTGTATTCCATGGCTAATCAAGTAAAATTATCATGAGGTGATTGTGATGGTAAAAATTTATCGAAGAATGCTTCAAGATGTGCCGATCCTAGAAGTTGTAGAAGAAAAAAGTCGTTATAGTAAGGTTCCGTTGGTGATTTTTTATCACGGATGGAGATCTGACAAAGAGTTGGTTTTGACACAGGCTCGAAAACTAGCTAGTAAGAATATCAGAGTAGTGTTGCCGGATGCGATGAATCATGGACAACGTAGAGAAGATATCTCGTCGATTCCGTCATTCACTTTTTGGAATAGTATCCAAGGTAACTTAACAGAGTTTGACTTGATCAAAGACTTCTACTTGAGTCGTGATCTTGTTATGGACGAAAAAATCGGTGTCGGTGGTTATTCAATGGGAGGGATGACTACTGGAGCATTGTTGACGCAACATCCCGAAATAAGCGCAGCGACTATTATCATGGGAACACCGAATTTGAACGCATATGCCAAGTTGGTGCGGGATTCAGCCAAAGAACATCATTTGTATGTACCAAAGGATATGAAGAACTTGACGAGTTGGATCGATGATTATGACTTGAATAATTATCCAGAAACAATCAATAATCGACCAGTTTTGTTCTGGCATGGCACTGATGATAAAAGGATACCCTATAATCAATCAAAGGATTTTTTTGACAGTATTCAAGGACAACCCTATGCGCAACAAGTCGCCTTTATTACTGGTTATAAAGCAGAACATTTAGTTGAAACAAGATTGATGGATAAGATTGCCAATTTTTTTGAGTATTATTTGTATTAGGACATAGTAGATTAAGTGCTAATTACTTATTAATGTGTGACAACTATGTATAATAATAAAATAAAAGAGTTATATCTTCTTAAGGAGACTATATTATGAATGATACAAGAAATTTAGATAAGATACTGAAAGAAGTTGAGAACACTAATTTACAGGTTTTGATGAATAGTGCTTTAAATGAACAAAATCCGGATAAGAAAAAAGTATTACTGGCACTTTATACGTATGCATTAGATAAAAAGCAAGATGAGCTAATTAATAGAAAAAAATTTGTGATTTAGTATGAATAGGCCTAGATATATTATTATTGCGGGTGTCAATGGAGCAGGAAAAAGTTCCCTATATGATTTACAACCTGAATTATTTGCTAATACTAAACGAATTAACGCGGATGAGATATTACAAAAAATGGGTGGAGATTGGAGAAAACCAAGCGATAATATTAAAGCTATGCGTAGTGAATTTAAACAAGTGTATGAAGCTTTGGAAACAAAAACTAGTATACATGTTGAGACAACGCTTGCTGGTTCGGGAAAAGCACAACTAAGATTAATAAATAAAGCGCACAATAATGGATTTTATGTCACTTTGTTATACGTTGCATTGGATAGTTCGGAAAAAGCTATTCATCGTGTAAAAGATCGTGTAGAAAAGGGAGGACATGGGATACCACAAAAATTAATAAAAAAAAGATATGAACAATCTAATGCTAATTTATCAATAATAGCTTTTGAATCAGATAGCGTTGATATTTATGATAATAGTAGAAAATTTGTAAATATTTATAGTAGAGAGGGAAAAAATATAAAAAATGATGAATTAAATAAATATCCATGGATTAATAGTGAATTAAGCAATTTAAATAATATAAAAAGTACCAGCCAATTTCTACACGATGATATGTAGTAATGACTGATACTTTTTTATATTTAGGTATATTAATGTAGTTATTATAATTTTTCATAATCAACCGTGTTGAGCTTGCGACGCAGAACCTTACCACTGGCAGTAGTTGGAACAGAGGTAACAAGGCGAAACTCCTTAGGTACCTTATAGTGGGCAAGCTTGTCTCGTCCGAATCCTTTCAGATCCTCGGCGGTCAAATTAGCATTTTCATTCAACATTATGTAGGCGACTGGGACCTCTCCCCAGTCGTCATTTTTTATTCCTACCACAAAAATATTTTCTAATCCTTGAACCTTGCTGTAAGTATTCTCAACTTCTTCAGGATAGATATTCTCGCCACCGGAAATGATCATGTCGTCTTTCCTACCTTTAATGTAGAGATAGCTCTCATCATCAAGATAGCCAATATCACCAGTCCTGTAGAATCCATCTGAAGTCATCTTCTTGTCGAATAAGTCTTGATGGTTGAGATAACCCTTGGCAACGTTTGGAGCCTTGATCTCAATATCACCGATTCCTTCACGTTTGGCATTGGTGATACGAACTTGGACGGGGAACAGTGGTTGTCCAGATGAACCGACTTTTTTGTCGGCGTCACGGAAGTTCAATGCAACAACATTAGATGCCGTCTCAGTCATACCGTATGACTGAATCACTGGAATTTTTATCATATTACAGCGCAATAATGTCCAGTTATCGATCGGACCACCACCGAGCATGACACATTTGAAATGGTCATTGTAACTGGATCCACTAGGTAGCTTGTTTAACAGGCGCTTTAACATAGTCGGCACGAGTGAAATGATAGTTGCCCGTTCATTGATCAAAATTTTGTTGATGTAATTTTCATTAAAACTGGTAACTAGATAAACAGGGATACCGTATATTAATGAGCGCATCATTATTGAGAATCCGGAAATGTGGAACAATGGAACTGCCAAGACCCAAGAATCACGGTCGTTGATACCCAGATTCAGAGAAGTTCCAATCGCGGAATAGAAGTGATTACCAAACGTTTGAAGAACTCCCTTTGGTCGGCCAGTTGTACCAGATGTGTACATGATCGAAGTGACAGATTCGTTGTGAAATTCGGCGGCTGGTTGGTAATTTATGTCAGATTTTAAACTTAGAATGTCAGAGAGAAGTATCTTGTCTGTGTCTACTTTGTCGATCTGTTCGTGATTGCTGGAATCATCAATGATACATAAGTCAGCTTTTGAATCATGAATTTGGAAGTCCAATTCTTCTTTGGATAATCGAGAATTCAAGAAGACAATCTCTACTTCAAGTTGTTGCAAAGCAAGTATGGCGATATAGCCATTGAAGCTATTGCTGATAAAAAGAGCGGCTCGTTGTCCTTTGTGCAGTTTGTTGTGGAGCTTGCTGGCACAGAGTTGAACGGTGGAATTTAGTTCACTAAAGGTAAAATCTGAATGTTCAATTATTAGTGCTGTTTTATTCGGATTGAGTTTTGCACGTTTTGTTAGCCAATTTTCCACGGTTGTTGCTCCTTTTTTTGGTTTTTGTTGGGGTTGTAGTTTGAAATAGCTAAGAAGCTAGATTCTTGTTTCTATTCTGGATGTCGATGTGCTATTTTTCTGGTCAGTGTTTTGGTGTTTTTTGGTTTTGTTCAGGTTGTAGTTTGAAACGAGCCACACAAGCCAGATTCCTGCGCCTGCTACGAATAACTAATGCATCGCTTCGCGCTACATCAGTTATTCTAGGCAGTGCTCAGAATCTCCCGGCTTGTGTAGCTCTCTGCTTTTTGAAACGAGCTGCGAATCCCAGATTCCTGCGCCTGCTACGAGTAACTAATGCATCGCTTCGCGCTACATCAGTTACTCTAGGCAGTGCTCAGAATCTCCCGGGATTCTCCGCTCTCTATGGGAACTTAGGGAACTTATCAAAATCAGGGTCGCGTTTTTCTAGGAACGCGTCTCTTCCTTCTTTTCCTTCATCTGTTGTGTAATAAAGCATTGTTGAATCTCCTGCTAGTTGTTGTAATCCTGCTACTCCGTCTGTATCGGCATTCATTGCGGCTTTTATGAATCTTATTGCGGTAGGGGATTTCTTTAGGATTTCGTTGCACCATTCGATGGTCTCTTTTTCTACGTCAGCTAATGGGGTTACTTTATTGATCCATCCCATTTGGAAGGCTTCTTGTGCTGTGTATGGTTTGCATAGGAACCATACTTCTTTGGCTCGTTTGTGTCCGATTACTCTGGCTAGATAGGCTGAACCATATCCGGCATCAAAGCTTCCTACTTTTGGTCCGGTCTGCATGAACTTGGCATTGTCTGCGGCAATGGTTAGGTCACATACTAGTTGTAGAATGTTTCCACCACCGACTGACCAGCCACGTACCATGGCGATTACTGGTTTGGGGATGATGCGAATCAGGCGTTGTAAGTCCAGAACATTTAGTCTAGCTATATGGTCTGGTCCGACGTATCCACCGTTTCCTCGTACACTTTGGTCGCCACCGGAACAAAAGGCCAAGTCTCCTTGTCCAGTCAAAATAATGGCACCGATTGTTGCATCATCACGGCAAATATTGAAAGCCTCAATCATTTCCTGTACAGTGACAGGTGTAAAGGCATTACGCTTTTCTGGACGATTAATTGTTATTTTGGCAATTTTGCCCATACGCTCAAAAATAATTTCTTTATAATCTTTAATGTTTTCCCATTCACTCATAAAAATAACCTCCGAGGTGTAAAATAATGAACTTATTAGAAAATTTAGGAATAGAAACAGTGGAACAAAATAAGAATCGTGTGACTTTGAAGATGAAAGTTGAAGACAAACACATGCAACCATACAAGATAATGCATGGCGGAATCAACGCTGTACTCGCAGAAACTGCAGCCAGTATCGGTGCTAATCTTAACATATCTGAATCCGATGAAGTAGCTGTTGGAGTAGACATTAATACCCATCACTTGAATGCTGTCAAAGATGGCGTTATCAGTGCCGAAGCAATGCCGATCAGAATAGGCGTGAACATACAAGTTTGGCAAGTTATCACCCATCCAGAAGGTAGCTCGATCAACAATAGTATGAGCACCGTTACGCTCAAAAGAGTTAAGTTGAACTAGTTACGATATAGTCTAGAATTGATGATTTCAAAAAATGCCAGAATAATCAAGCTGACACCAAACAGCTGATAAATAAAAATAATCGTCTTAGGTGGTTGTAGAATGAACATAATTCCAGCAGCCACCAATAAAGCCGAGTAAAAATAATCAAGCCAAGGATTTATATTGACTTGTTTTTTTGCCTCATGAGAATCACGGAATTGGTTGATACCATTGACCAATAAGATGATACCCAAAACAGGAGGCACAAGCTTGATCAATAACTTGGCGATAAATAACACCACAATAGCAACAACCAAAGCCCCAAAACCCAGACCAATAGCAATATTAGTCTCACCAGTCAATCTCTTAATACTCATCCCATCCATTAAAGACAATATCCCATAGAT
This region includes:
- a CDS encoding zeta toxin family protein, whose amino-acid sequence is MNRPRYIIIAGVNGAGKSSLYDLQPELFANTKRINADEILQKMGGDWRKPSDNIKAMRSEFKQVYEALETKTSIHVETTLAGSGKAQLRLINKAHNNGFYVTLLYVALDSSEKAIHRVKDRVEKGGHGIPQKLIKKRYEQSNANLSIIAFESDSVDIYDNSRKFVNIYSREGKNIKNDELNKYPWINSELSNLNNIKSTSQFLHDDM
- the menB gene encoding 1,4-dihydroxy-2-naphthoyl-CoA synthase; this translates as MSEWENIKDYKEIIFERMGKIAKITINRPEKRNAFTPVTVQEMIEAFNICRDDATIGAIILTGQGDLAFCSGGDQSVRGNGGYVGPDHIARLNVLDLQRLIRIIPKPVIAMVRGWSVGGGNILQLVCDLTIAADNAKFMQTGPKVGSFDAGYGSAYLARVIGHKRAKEVWFLCKPYTAQEAFQMGWINKVTPLADVEKETIEWCNEILKKSPTAIRFIKAAMNADTDGVAGLQQLAGDSTMLYYTTDEGKEGRDAFLEKRDPDFDKFPKFP
- a CDS encoding PaaI family thioesterase codes for the protein MNLLENLGIETVEQNKNRVTLKMKVEDKHMQPYKIMHGGINAVLAETAASIGANLNISESDEVAVGVDINTHHLNAVKDGVISAEAMPIRIGVNIQVWQVITHPEGSSINNSMSTVTLKRVKLN
- a CDS encoding DUF308 domain-containing protein; this encodes MVKQFQLYRWLRFVFLLVTGILIVIAPTKSLNVIIYLVSGYIAIYGILSLMDGMSIKRLTGETNIAIGLGFGALVVAIVVLFIAKLLIKLVPPVLGIILLVNGINQFRDSHEAKKQVNINPWLDYFYSALLVAAGIMFILQPPKTIIFIYQLFGVSLIILAFFEIINSRLYRN
- a CDS encoding alpha/beta fold hydrolase, translated to MVKIYRRMLQDVPILEVVEEKSRYSKVPLVIFYHGWRSDKELVLTQARKLASKNIRVVLPDAMNHGQRREDISSIPSFTFWNSIQGNLTEFDLIKDFYLSRDLVMDEKIGVGGYSMGGMTTGALLTQHPEISAATIIMGTPNLNAYAKLVRDSAKEHHLYVPKDMKNLTSWIDDYDLNNYPETINNRPVLFWHGTDDKRIPYNQSKDFFDSIQGQPYAQQVAFITGYKAEHLVETRLMDKIANFFEYYLY
- a CDS encoding o-succinylbenzoate--CoA ligase, producing MENWLTKRAKLNPNKTALIIEHSDFTFSELNSTVQLCASKLHNKLHKGQRAALFISNSFNGYIAILALQQLEVEIVFLNSRLSKEELDFQIHDSKADLCIIDDSSNHEQIDKVDTDKILLSDILSLKSDINYQPAAEFHNESVTSIMYTSGTTGRPKGVLQTFGNHFYSAIGTSLNLGINDRDSWVLAVPLFHISGFSIMMRSLIYGIPVYLVTSFNENYINKILINERATIISLVPTMLKRLLNKLPSGSSYNDHFKCVMLGGGPIDNWTLLRCNMIKIPVIQSYGMTETASNVVALNFRDADKKVGSSGQPLFPVQVRITNAKREGIGDIEIKAPNVAKGYLNHQDLFDKKMTSDGFYRTGDIGYLDDESYLYIKGRKDDMIISGGENIYPEEVENTYSKVQGLENIFVVGIKNDDWGEVPVAYIMLNENANLTAEDLKGFGRDKLAHYKVPKEFRLVTSVPTTASGKVLRRKLNTVDYEKL